A genomic window from Algoriphagus sp. Y33 includes:
- a CDS encoding penicillin-binding protein: MNFKRSILIRVRVVFILIALGSALIPYKIAKLQMAEGDVWREKAETINFQYREVPATRGNIYASDGSLLATSLPFYRVALDPTIAKSDQYKAGIDSLAKLLSSYYKDKSAASYKRMINDARLDNKRYLILNRKQIGYQGMQEMSTWPIFRQGRLGGGVIFEKVEKRYRPFNSLASRTVGFLNEDEYGAGIEYSFNNYLQGQDGKALFQRLAGGSWKPVFDAEDVKPENGFDVVTTLDVNIQDVAETALRRQLTDRDAEFGAVIVMEVKTGQIKAITNLQRNTSGNGYGENYNYAIGDQGNTEPGSTFKLLSMLALLEENKVTLEETVETGNGAHKFYNQVMRDAKNGGFGTLTIREAFEKSSNVGISKLVDEHFGSSPSKFMAYIDKVGLREPFGFQLIGEGKPFYKKPGNKDWYGTSLPWISIGYESKLNPLHTLALYNAVANGGKMMKPYIVKSISKGNTIEQLYEPEVVRKQIASEKNIKLLQELLEGVVARGTARNIANADYKIAGKTGTAQKLVNGKYTRNYYTSFAGYFPADHPKYSMVVVIDSPKGFAAYGGDVSAPVFKEIADKIYALDIELNPGNQKGILRAESDEKQLPFVKAGKAEELQGIFQKLGLKSTAANPEEWVKTVSNATGVEMNVNDTDKSLVPDVSGLPLRDALFILENKGMKVNYSGKGRVKGQSISPGTQLTPNATINLVLG, from the coding sequence GTGAATTTTAAGCGATCCATATTGATCCGTGTACGGGTGGTGTTCATCCTGATAGCGCTGGGCTCAGCACTAATCCCGTATAAAATCGCCAAGCTGCAAATGGCGGAGGGAGACGTATGGCGCGAAAAAGCGGAAACCATCAATTTCCAGTACAGAGAGGTGCCTGCTACTAGAGGCAATATCTACGCTAGTGACGGGAGTTTGCTGGCTACAAGTTTGCCTTTCTACAGAGTGGCACTCGATCCCACCATCGCTAAGTCTGATCAATACAAAGCAGGTATTGACTCACTCGCAAAATTGCTGTCCTCTTATTATAAGGATAAGTCAGCGGCTTCCTATAAAAGGATGATCAATGATGCCAGGCTTGACAATAAGCGCTATCTGATATTGAACAGAAAGCAGATAGGCTACCAGGGCATGCAGGAAATGTCAACTTGGCCGATCTTCCGACAAGGTAGATTGGGAGGTGGAGTAATCTTCGAGAAAGTAGAGAAAAGATATCGTCCGTTCAATTCCCTTGCCAGCCGTACCGTTGGCTTTTTGAATGAAGATGAATACGGTGCCGGTATAGAGTACAGTTTCAATAATTACCTACAGGGCCAGGACGGTAAGGCACTTTTCCAGCGTTTGGCAGGGGGAAGCTGGAAGCCTGTGTTTGATGCGGAGGATGTGAAGCCCGAGAACGGCTTTGACGTGGTCACTACCTTGGATGTGAATATTCAGGACGTAGCCGAAACTGCATTGAGGAGACAGCTGACGGATAGAGATGCCGAATTCGGAGCGGTGATTGTCATGGAAGTGAAAACCGGACAGATCAAGGCTATAACCAATTTGCAGCGCAATACCAGCGGCAATGGCTATGGTGAGAATTACAATTATGCCATCGGTGATCAGGGCAATACCGAGCCTGGGTCTACTTTCAAATTACTTTCCATGCTTGCGCTTTTGGAAGAGAATAAGGTTACACTGGAAGAAACAGTGGAAACCGGTAATGGGGCTCATAAATTCTATAACCAAGTAATGCGTGATGCAAAGAACGGCGGTTTTGGCACATTGACAATTCGAGAGGCATTTGAGAAATCATCTAATGTAGGCATCTCCAAATTGGTAGATGAGCACTTTGGCTCAAGCCCGTCCAAATTCATGGCTTATATAGATAAGGTAGGTTTGAGAGAGCCTTTTGGGTTTCAATTGATCGGTGAGGGCAAGCCTTTTTATAAAAAGCCGGGAAATAAAGATTGGTATGGTACTTCACTTCCATGGATTTCTATTGGTTACGAATCCAAGCTGAACCCACTTCATACGCTTGCCTTATATAATGCGGTGGCAAATGGAGGCAAAATGATGAAGCCTTACATCGTAAAGTCAATATCTAAAGGCAATACAATTGAGCAGCTATATGAGCCTGAGGTGGTGAGAAAGCAAATCGCATCAGAAAAAAACATCAAGCTTCTCCAAGAACTTTTGGAAGGAGTGGTAGCGCGTGGCACTGCAAGGAATATTGCTAATGCTGATTATAAAATCGCGGGTAAAACAGGTACAGCTCAGAAATTAGTCAATGGAAAATACACTAGAAATTATTACACCAGTTTTGCAGGTTATTTCCCGGCTGATCATCCAAAGTACTCCATGGTGGTGGTAATTGATAGCCCAAAAGGCTTTGCTGCTTATGGGGGTGACGTATCGGCGCCTGTCTTCAAAGAGATTGCCGACAAAATATATGCACTGGACATTGAATTGAATCCTGGCAATCAAAAGGGGATTTTAAGAGCGGAATCGGATGAAAAGCAATTGCCCTTTGTCAAAGCCGGGAAGGCTGAAGAACTGCAGGGGATTTTCCAAAAGCTCGGATTGAAGTCCACCGCTGCCAATCCGGAAGAGTGGGTGAAGACAGTGTCTAACGCTACCGGCGTAGAAATGAATGTCAATGATACGGACAAGTCGCTTGTTCCGGATGTGTCAGGCCTACCGCTTCGGGATGCACTTTTCATTTTGGAGAATAAAGGGATGAAGGTCAATTACTCAGGCAAAGGCCGGGTGAAAGGACAATCGATTTCTCCCGGAACCCAATTAACACCAAACGCAACCATAAATCTGGTATTAGGATAA
- a CDS encoding UDP-N-acetylmuramoyl-L-alanyl-D-glutamate--2,6-diaminopimelate ligase produces MKVLKDILYKVSLTSTTGDMELGVKDIVFDSRQVTEGSAFVAIKGTQVDGHEFIEKAIGLGAQSVVCERLPEKLLDGVTYVEVVNSARALGIMASNYYNNPSETIKVVAITGTNGKTTTATLLHQLFMRMGYSTGLLSTVENKINETVIHATHTTPDAVSVQALLRKMADDGCTHCFMEASSHAIVQERIAGLKLAGAVFTNISHDHLDYHGTFDEYIKAKKKLFDELPKDAFALVNGDDKRGAVMLQNCKASHQTFALKSPADFKAKIISNTLEGLELDINGKLIWFRMIGAFNAYNLLGVLGVTVLLGEEEDEVLRELSGIRGAKGRFDRISIAGITAIVDYAHTPDALDNVLKTINGARTGGEQLITVVGCGGNRDKTKRPVMAKIAVQESDKAILTSDNPRFEEPSEILKDMQAGVGPSEIRKTLTIVDRREAIKTACMLSQKGDIILIAGKGHEDYQEIKGVKHHFDDTEVVTEFLQQLTQS; encoded by the coding sequence ATGAAAGTACTGAAAGACATATTGTATAAAGTATCGCTAACCTCTACGACAGGAGACATGGAGTTGGGGGTGAAAGATATTGTCTTTGATAGCCGTCAAGTGACGGAGGGAAGTGCTTTTGTGGCAATTAAAGGTACTCAGGTAGATGGACATGAATTTATTGAAAAAGCCATTGGACTGGGGGCTCAGAGTGTTGTCTGTGAGCGATTGCCGGAAAAACTTCTGGATGGAGTCACTTATGTAGAAGTGGTGAATTCTGCACGTGCCTTGGGTATCATGGCAAGCAATTACTATAACAATCCCTCGGAAACAATCAAAGTAGTGGCAATCACAGGAACCAATGGCAAGACGACCACTGCTACGCTTTTGCATCAGTTGTTTATGCGGATGGGCTATAGTACGGGATTGCTTTCTACAGTAGAAAATAAAATCAATGAAACAGTAATCCATGCGACCCACACTACACCTGATGCGGTGAGTGTGCAGGCTTTGCTTCGCAAAATGGCCGATGACGGCTGTACGCATTGCTTTATGGAAGCGAGTTCTCATGCGATTGTGCAGGAGAGAATAGCAGGATTGAAGCTGGCGGGAGCTGTTTTTACCAATATCAGCCACGATCACCTGGATTATCATGGCACGTTTGACGAATACATCAAGGCTAAGAAAAAGTTGTTTGATGAGCTCCCAAAGGACGCTTTTGCACTGGTAAACGGTGACGACAAGCGGGGGGCGGTAATGCTTCAAAATTGCAAAGCCTCTCATCAGACATTCGCACTTAAATCCCCGGCAGACTTCAAAGCCAAGATCATCTCGAATACTCTGGAGGGACTTGAGTTGGACATCAACGGCAAGCTGATTTGGTTCAGAATGATCGGTGCTTTCAATGCCTATAATCTTCTGGGAGTTCTGGGCGTCACTGTGTTATTGGGTGAGGAAGAGGACGAGGTTCTTCGTGAACTTTCGGGCATCCGCGGAGCCAAAGGCCGCTTCGATAGGATTTCTATTGCCGGCATTACAGCCATTGTGGATTATGCACATACTCCCGATGCGCTGGATAATGTGCTTAAGACAATAAACGGCGCAAGGACAGGCGGTGAGCAGCTGATCACGGTCGTGGGCTGTGGAGGCAATCGAGATAAGACTAAGCGTCCTGTCATGGCAAAAATTGCTGTTCAGGAAAGTGATAAGGCAATTCTTACTTCTGACAATCCCCGATTTGAGGAGCCGTCGGAAATACTAAAAGATATGCAAGCGGGTGTAGGTCCGTCTGAAATCAGAAAAACATTGACTATTGTGGACCGCAGGGAGGCGATTAAGACAGCCTGTATGCTTTCGCAAAAAGGCGACATTATCCTGATCGCCGGCAAAGGCCATGAGGATTATCAGGAAATCAAGGGAGTGAAGCATCACTTCGATGATACTGAAGTAGTAACCGAGTTTTTACAACAATTGACGCAGAGCTGA
- the mraY gene encoding phospho-N-acetylmuramoyl-pentapeptide-transferase, with the protein MLYPIFDYLDKVLDIPGTGVFRYISFRAGMAALFSLIITISFGHKIIAWIRNKQIGETVRDLGLEGQNQKKGTPTMGGLMIMAAILIPTLLFADLNNIYIILLLITTVWLGTIGFIDDYIKVFQKNKEGLAGRFKIIGQIGIGIIVGSTLYFHESVVIREFTNPVSIEEGVVETPAFRDVKVAKTTIPFTKNNELNYETMLGFMGEAMTPILYIFVVIFIITAVSNGANITDGIDGLAAGTSAIIGLTIAIFAYLSGNAIFSSYLNIMYIPNSGELVIFASAFIGACVGFLWYNAYPAQVFMGDTGSLMLGGVIAVLALTLRKELLIPLMCGVFVIENVSVMLQVGYFKYTRKKYGEGKRIFLMSPLHHHYQKKNIPEAKIVTRFWIVGILLAVITLATLKLR; encoded by the coding sequence ATGTTATATCCAATTTTTGATTATTTGGACAAAGTGCTTGATATCCCCGGAACTGGGGTGTTTAGGTATATCTCGTTTCGTGCGGGCATGGCTGCGCTTTTTTCCTTGATCATTACCATCTCTTTTGGTCACAAAATCATCGCTTGGATCAGAAACAAGCAAATAGGGGAGACGGTAAGAGATCTGGGATTGGAAGGGCAAAACCAAAAGAAAGGCACTCCTACAATGGGGGGCTTGATGATCATGGCTGCCATTCTGATTCCGACCTTGCTTTTTGCAGATCTGAACAATATCTATATCATTCTTTTGCTTATCACCACCGTTTGGTTGGGGACAATAGGTTTTATAGATGACTACATCAAAGTTTTTCAGAAAAACAAAGAAGGGCTTGCCGGTAGATTTAAGATTATCGGGCAGATAGGAATTGGTATTATCGTGGGTTCCACGTTGTATTTCCATGAGAGCGTCGTCATCCGGGAATTCACAAATCCGGTGTCCATAGAAGAAGGAGTAGTAGAAACGCCTGCATTCAGAGACGTGAAAGTGGCTAAAACCACCATTCCATTCACCAAAAACAATGAGTTGAATTACGAGACTATGCTTGGTTTTATGGGCGAAGCGATGACTCCGATCCTGTACATTTTTGTGGTGATTTTTATTATCACGGCCGTTTCCAACGGTGCTAATATTACGGATGGAATAGATGGTCTGGCGGCAGGAACTTCAGCCATTATAGGATTGACGATTGCGATTTTTGCCTACCTCAGTGGTAATGCGATATTCTCTTCCTACCTCAATATTATGTATATCCCCAACTCTGGAGAGCTGGTGATTTTCGCTTCGGCATTTATCGGAGCCTGTGTTGGGTTCCTATGGTACAATGCTTATCCGGCTCAGGTATTCATGGGAGATACAGGGAGTTTGATGCTAGGCGGAGTGATAGCAGTATTGGCATTGACACTTCGCAAGGAGTTGCTGATTCCATTGATGTGCGGTGTCTTCGTGATAGAAAATGTAAGTGTGATGCTTCAGGTAGGCTATTTCAAATACACTAGAAAAAAATACGGCGAAGGCAAGAGAATTTTCCTGATGTCACCATTGCATCATCATTACCAAAAGAAAAATATTCCCGAAGCTAAGATCGTAACGCGGTTCTGGATTGTGGGGATCTTGTTGGCAGTAATCACTTTGGCAACACTTAAACTGAGATAA
- the murD gene encoding UDP-N-acetylmuramoyl-L-alanine--D-glutamate ligase, translating to MKRLAILGAGESGLGAAMLARQKGYAVLVSDSGQISATRKAEMERLDISFEEGKHSEEKILNADLIIKSPGISPKTELVAKASLAGIPIIDELEFAFGYTNGKVIAITGTNGKTTTTLLTYHLLKEAGLDVGLAGNVGKSWAAQLLEGDHAWWVIECSSFQIDGFVDFRPSVAILCNITPDHLDRYEYKIEQYIDSKFGIFKNMTSDDQAILFAEDALTKKGLKANTINASKLWISALGVQQAGAWTDGDTLTYDVLGKSVQVPVDTLSVKGKHNLLNALCAGSAALIAGVREVNLMLGFRTFKNAPHRMEQIREVDGVKFINDSKGTNVEATVYALGSYENPLIWIAGGVDKGNDYSVLSGLVSEKVKSLICLGKDNEKLKTAFASIISDIRETRDITEAVAWGQELGKPGDVVLLSPACASFDLFRNYEDRGTQFRVAVEKLKPKAIA from the coding sequence ATGAAACGATTGGCCATTCTGGGTGCGGGAGAGAGCGGATTGGGAGCAGCGATGCTTGCCAGACAGAAGGGGTATGCGGTTTTGGTTTCAGATTCAGGTCAGATTTCAGCAACTCGAAAAGCTGAAATGGAACGCTTGGATATTTCATTTGAAGAAGGGAAACACTCAGAAGAGAAGATTCTTAATGCCGACTTGATTATCAAAAGCCCGGGAATATCACCTAAGACTGAACTGGTAGCCAAGGCATCGTTGGCAGGTATTCCGATTATCGATGAGCTGGAGTTTGCATTTGGCTATACTAATGGAAAAGTGATCGCCATCACCGGTACCAACGGCAAGACCACTACGACGCTTCTTACTTATCACCTATTGAAGGAAGCAGGATTGGATGTGGGACTGGCTGGAAATGTAGGGAAGAGCTGGGCCGCTCAACTGCTGGAAGGAGATCATGCCTGGTGGGTAATCGAATGCAGCAGTTTTCAGATCGATGGATTTGTGGATTTCAGACCGTCAGTAGCGATCCTCTGTAATATCACGCCTGATCACTTGGATCGGTATGAGTACAAAATTGAGCAGTATATAGATTCCAAGTTTGGGATTTTTAAGAATATGACTTCAGATGATCAGGCAATTCTTTTTGCGGAAGATGCTTTGACTAAGAAAGGCCTGAAGGCAAATACTATAAATGCTTCCAAGTTGTGGATTTCAGCTTTGGGAGTACAGCAGGCAGGGGCATGGACAGATGGAGATACGTTGACATATGACGTTTTGGGAAAGTCCGTCCAAGTACCCGTGGATACGCTTTCTGTCAAAGGGAAGCATAATCTACTCAATGCACTTTGCGCGGGCTCGGCTGCATTGATTGCAGGTGTGCGTGAAGTGAATTTGATGCTGGGTTTCCGGACTTTCAAAAATGCTCCGCACAGAATGGAACAGATCAGAGAAGTGGATGGCGTAAAGTTCATCAACGACAGCAAAGGAACCAATGTGGAGGCTACGGTATATGCCTTGGGGAGCTATGAAAACCCATTGATCTGGATTGCAGGAGGTGTGGATAAGGGGAATGATTACTCAGTCCTTTCCGGTCTGGTTAGTGAGAAAGTAAAGTCTTTGATCTGTTTAGGCAAAGACAACGAAAAGTTGAAAACAGCTTTTGCCTCGATAATATCCGATATCAGGGAGACCCGCGATATCACTGAGGCTGTAGCTTGGGGTCAAGAACTTGGAAAGCCGGGTGATGTAGTCTTGCTGTCCCCGGCATGTGCCAGCTTTGACTTGTTTAGAAATTATGAAGATCGCGGAACACAATTCCGCGTGGCAGTAGAGAAACTAAAACCGAAAGCTATCGCATGA
- a CDS encoding FtsW/RodA/SpoVE family cell cycle protein, whose translation MNQFKAWIDRNFKGDPIIWGIVILLSLFSILVVYSATGSLAYKYAGGNTEIYLIRHSTLIFVSLVVMWLAHKVPYRKYAVYARLGVIISIPLLLITYLFGSNINEANRWITIPVINQAFQPSDLAKLALIASIAGMLAKRQNNITDFKSTFVPIIIAIGLISGLIAMANFSTAILLLMTCLLIMFIGRVPVKYLAMVLMVGMLGLIAAGFIGQRGATLVSRVEDFMNKDEIPFQAEQSYIAIATGGIGGKGPGNSEQRNSLPHPYSDFIYAIIIEEYGLIGGFSVLFLYLALLYRGMRIVANSNKAFGGLLSAGLSFALVIQALVNMAVAVGLGPITGLPLPLLSMGGTSLVFTGISLGIILSVSRGDHQDESQTSTAFGNRTRLKTA comes from the coding sequence ATGAATCAGTTTAAAGCATGGATAGATAGGAATTTCAAAGGCGACCCAATTATTTGGGGGATTGTCATCCTATTGTCTTTATTCAGTATTCTGGTGGTGTATTCTGCCACGGGCTCTTTGGCGTATAAATATGCCGGTGGCAATACAGAAATCTACTTGATTAGACATTCCACGTTGATTTTTGTGTCACTGGTGGTGATGTGGCTTGCACATAAGGTGCCATATAGAAAGTATGCAGTTTATGCCCGGTTGGGTGTCATTATTTCTATCCCGCTCTTACTGATTACGTACTTATTTGGCTCCAATATCAATGAGGCTAATCGTTGGATCACTATTCCTGTAATCAACCAGGCATTTCAGCCTTCGGATTTGGCAAAATTAGCTTTGATCGCATCTATTGCAGGAATGTTAGCCAAGCGGCAAAACAACATTACAGACTTTAAGAGCACGTTTGTGCCTATTATCATTGCTATAGGGTTGATCAGTGGGTTGATAGCCATGGCCAATTTCTCCACAGCCATTTTGCTTTTGATGACGTGCCTTCTGATCATGTTTATCGGTAGAGTGCCGGTGAAGTATCTGGCGATGGTCTTGATGGTTGGAATGTTGGGCTTGATTGCGGCAGGATTTATAGGACAAAGAGGTGCTACGCTCGTGTCACGGGTGGAGGACTTTATGAACAAGGACGAAATTCCTTTTCAGGCAGAGCAGTCCTATATCGCTATTGCTACCGGTGGCATAGGCGGAAAAGGCCCGGGAAACAGTGAGCAAAGAAATTCACTTCCGCATCCTTATTCGGATTTTATCTATGCCATTATCATCGAGGAATATGGGTTGATCGGAGGTTTTTCTGTGCTCTTCCTTTACCTCGCACTTCTTTATAGAGGAATGCGAATCGTAGCAAATTCAAATAAAGCATTTGGAGGATTACTTTCCGCAGGATTGAGTTTCGCTTTGGTGATTCAAGCCTTGGTAAATATGGCAGTGGCAGTTGGATTGGGGCCGATTACAGGGCTGCCGCTTCCTCTTCTGAGTATGGGGGGGACATCCTTGGTGTTTACCGGGATATCCTTGGGGATTATTCTCTCGGTAAGTCGTGGTGATCACCAAGACGAATCGCAGACTAGCACCGCTTTTGGGAATAGGACAAGACTTAAAACAGCATAA
- the murG gene encoding undecaprenyldiphospho-muramoylpentapeptide beta-N-acetylglucosaminyltransferase: protein MVSGGGTGGHIYPAIAIANAWMEKHPGSEILFVGALGKMEMQKVPEAGYQIKGLPVAGLQRSLSLENLKFPFKLLKSLSKASKIITDFKPDAVVGVGGYASGPVLYAAQRNGIPTLVQEQNSYAGLTNKILAKKAKKICVAYPEMDRFFPTDRIAYTGNPVRKDILELSGKKEGAIAHFGLDPAKKTLLVLGGSLGARTLNQAMLKDMQKLDEEGFQVLWQCGKFYFQEMKSKLADSGLTTIHLNEFIREMDLAYAAADMIVSRAGALSVSELSLVGKPVIFIPSPNVAEDHQTKNAMAYVNHEAALLLKDSAAEGALAQKVTMLMKDRQLSELLGKNIKNLAKPNAANAIVKEIEQLIA, encoded by the coding sequence TTGGTCAGTGGTGGAGGTACCGGAGGGCATATCTATCCGGCTATCGCTATTGCCAATGCCTGGATGGAAAAGCATCCTGGCAGCGAGATCTTGTTTGTAGGTGCTCTGGGTAAAATGGAGATGCAGAAAGTTCCTGAGGCGGGGTATCAAATCAAAGGGCTTCCGGTTGCAGGTCTGCAAAGAAGCTTATCCCTAGAGAATCTCAAATTCCCTTTCAAGCTATTAAAAAGTCTGTCCAAAGCTTCGAAAATCATTACTGATTTTAAACCGGATGCAGTGGTGGGAGTAGGTGGCTATGCAAGCGGACCTGTGCTCTATGCTGCACAAAGAAATGGTATTCCCACACTGGTTCAGGAACAAAATTCCTATGCCGGTTTGACTAATAAAATTTTGGCTAAAAAAGCCAAAAAAATCTGTGTTGCTTATCCGGAGATGGATCGCTTTTTTCCCACAGATAGAATTGCCTATACAGGAAATCCTGTCCGCAAGGACATTCTTGAATTATCGGGAAAAAAAGAAGGAGCCATAGCGCATTTTGGACTGGATCCGGCTAAGAAAACCCTTCTGGTTTTGGGGGGATCTTTGGGTGCCAGAACGCTCAATCAAGCGATGCTGAAGGATATGCAAAAACTGGACGAGGAAGGCTTTCAGGTGCTTTGGCAGTGTGGCAAGTTTTATTTCCAAGAAATGAAATCCAAGCTTGCCGATTCAGGTCTGACAACAATTCACCTGAATGAATTTATCCGGGAAATGGATTTGGCTTATGCAGCCGCAGATATGATTGTATCTAGAGCTGGAGCACTTTCGGTTTCAGAACTTTCACTTGTGGGTAAGCCGGTGATTTTCATCCCGTCTCCTAATGTGGCCGAGGATCATCAAACCAAAAACGCCATGGCTTATGTGAATCACGAAGCGGCTTTGCTGCTGAAGGACTCGGCAGCAGAAGGTGCTTTGGCGCAAAAGGTAACTATGCTAATGAAAGACAGACAGCTGTCTGAGTTATTAGGAAAAAATATAAAGAATCTGGCTAAACCGAATGCGGCCAATGCCATAGTAAAGGAAATAGAACAGTTGATTGCATGA